A segment of the Bacillota bacterium genome:
CGCCCTGAGCCTGGAAACAAGTTTCCTGGCCGCATCCCGGTCAACCGTCATCGCCCGCATACATTACCAGATCCGCGAGGGAGAGTAGGGCGTCAGCTTTCCTGCTCTCCGGATCGTCACCGAGGAGTTCCGCCTTCTGCTTTATCGCCTGCCGCATCTCACTCGCCGCCTTCTCATGAAGGAGCACCAGGGACATGGGTATCTTTTCCCTGCCCTTCGCCAACTCGTTCAACCAGCTGGCCGTGACCTGGTGGAGCTCGTAGTCAGACCGGATGACCCGATCCAGCATCTGCAGGTCGGACAGCTCTTTCTTGACCTGGTCCTCGAACTGCTGCTGGCTCTTGGCGTACTGCTCCCTGGCCTCTGAGCGAACATCGAAATGGTCACGCAGGTGCTGCCAGATGGACTTGTGACCGATTGATTCCCCGCACTCGCGGAGTCGGGCGGATATGGCCCGGGGACTCAGACCCTCCTCCTTCGCCCACCGTTCGATGTCGGCCCGGTGAGGTGAATTGCACACCTTGCAGCGGGCCGAGTAGCCCGCCGGCATCCGAGCCACCCCCTGTTTCCGTGTTTCTGTTTCCCTTGGCTCCGTTTCCGTCGTTTCGGATCGCCAAAACCAAGAGCACCGCCTCCCCGCGGTGCTCCACGCTACCAGTATAGCACGGAGGGTACGCGCAAAAGTCTCATGTTTTTCTCAACCTGCTAGCCCGGCACTGAGGAGTTCAACTGCATTGGCCAGCCCCAGTTCGACCGCCACGGCTGTGACCACCTCTGCCCGCCACCGGTAGAACGTTGCGCGACTGATGTGCAGCCGGGTGGCCACCGCCAGGTTGCTGTACCGCTGCCAGTACTTGAGATCCACAAGCCGCTGCTTCTCCGGTGGCAGCCGGTCATAAACCCGCTCGATGGCCGCCACCGTCTCCTCCATGCGCTTCAGACGCCGGTTGGTCAGCAGCCTGATGGTCTTGGCCAGCGTTGGGTCGGCCTGTTGTCCCCCACTGACGTGCTGCGCAAGCAGCGCAGCCTCCACTCCTGAGCCCTCTAGGGCAATATCGACGCGCAACCGGGCGATCTCCTGCTTCGTCCACGGGTAGTCGTATAGCTCTGCCTCCACGTACCGAAACACCGCCCGATTCACGCCACCCTCACCTGCCTCATGCGCCGGCAGATGCGCTTCCACGCGGGGTGGCTCATCAGTTTGGCCGTGCCGGCGGGGAGGTAGTCGTCGATCACCAGCAACCCCAGGCTTTGGAGCCAGAGGAGTGCCCACGGCTGGTTCTCCGCCAGGTATTCGAACACGGTCAGCACTTCCCGACCCCCTCAACGAGAAAGGCCGGCCCCTTCTCGGGAACCGGCCTGGCGTCTTTGCCTAGCCGTGGTGCTATCTATCGTCTCAGAGGTTCAACCTTGACCAGGATTGCGTTGCCGCGGTTGATGTAAACCGTTTCACCCGTGTCGGGATCGGAAAACGTAATTACGACGGCACCGCGCGTTAGCTCCTTGCTGATGTGCTCCGCAGCCTTTCTGCTGCAAGGCCAACCGGTTGGCTTCTCCTGCCCCGATTGGAGGATGACGATGTTAAACTCCGGCTGGTACACAAGTCTACCTCCTTTCTACCCGAGCCTTTCACGTTCATACCGATCCACCCAAATGACCTTCCCGCCCTGCACCTTCAGGACGACCTCGCCGTACTCCAGCCCTTCCAGGGCCCGCCGGACGCGCTGCAGGACCTCCTCCACCTCTTGTTTCGACAATTTCGGCAGTCTGGCACTCGCTTCCTGCTGGTGCACCTCGCCGGTCCCCCTCATGCAGGTCGGATCCAAATCTCTGTCCTCTCTTCCCCGCGGCTGTTGACCTCATGCCGAACGCACCGAACATCAACCACCTGTCGGTCATCGTGCCAGGCAACTCCGTTGAGCCCGTCCAGAACGCTCTTGGCCAGATTATCGCTGTCTGGGATCGCCCTCCGCGGGTCGACGTAGCAGTGGATCTCCACCGCCAACGGGCCCTCTAGCATGGGCACCCGCGCTGCCTTCGCCGCCCATCCCACCGCCTGTTCGAACTCCCGCACCTTCCGCGGCGTGTAGCTCACAATCTTGCCGCCGATCAGGGTGGCCCGGTGGCGGGCCTTGGGCACCGGTCGACCGGGCACCGTGAAGCGGATCTCAAACTGGCGGGGCTCAGTTCTCACCTCGGCCTGGAAAGCACCCACCGGTCACACCTCCTCGGCCTCAGCCACCAGAACCTCATCAGGCACGCCCTTCCTACCGCTCGGGAGGAACACGACCCGTCTGGCAATCACGGCGTGAGCCCGCCGCTTCTGCCCGTCCTCCGTCTCCCACTTGCGCTCCCGAAGCGAGCCCTCCACGCACACCAGCCGGCCTTTGGTTAAGTGCTCGCCCACGGATTCCGCCTGCTTGCGGAAGCAGGTCACGTCGATCCAGTCCACGTCCTTACCCTCGCTATCGGCCTTGGGCCTGTCCACCGCCAGGCTGAAGGTGCACACCGGCGTCCCGTCCGGCAGGACCCGCAACTCAGGGTCCGCTCCAAGGCGGCCAATCAGCACAACCAGGTTCACAGTATCACCCTCCTCTCCAGATCCCCGAACCTGGCATACTCGGGGTCGAAGTAGAGCTTGACCGTGCCCACCGGCCCGTTGCGCTGTTTGGCGATGATGACCTCGACCTCGTTCTGGGGTGCACTGGCATCGTAGAATCCGGGCCGGTGAAGCAGCAGCACCGTGTCCGCCGTCTGCTCAATGCCGCCGCTATCCCTCAAATCCGCCAGCTCCGGCCGGCGGTCGGCCCGCTTTTCTGGGGCCCGGGACAGCTGCGACAGCACGATCACCGGCACGTTAAGATCCCGGGCCATGGCCTTCAGGCGGTTGACGACCTCCTCCAGGTGCTCGGCCTTGGATGACCCGGGCCTGCGCGGGTCCCCGATCATGCCCAGGTAGTCGATGATCACCAGGGCCAGGTTCCGGACACGTCGGGCCTTTGCCCACATCTCGGCCGTGGTTTGCGCAGGCTTGTCGTCCACGAAGATCGGCAATGCGGCCAGCTTGCTGGCCTTGGCAAGCGCCTGGTCCCACTGCTCCTCGGTCAGCCGGCGGGTCCTGAGCAGATGGCTGTCAAGCGGCACAGCAGCACACACCAGCCGGTCCGCGATCATGGCTCGGGACATCTCCAGGCTGAAGAACACCACGGTGCCGCCCTTCTTCGCCACATTCTGGGCAATCGCCAGGGCCAGCGAGGTCTTGCCGATGGACGGCCTGGCCGCGATGATGACCAGATCCGCCGGCATAAAGCCGCCGGTCTTCGCATCTAGCGTGGTGAACCCCGACGGCAGACCCAGCAGGCCCTTCACATCTCGGGCCTCGTACAGCTGCTGCCACCGTCCGAACACCACGTCTCCGATCCGCAGGAACGTGT
Coding sequences within it:
- a CDS encoding single-stranded DNA-binding protein translates to MNLVVLIGRLGADPELRVLPDGTPVCTFSLAVDRPKADSEGKDVDWIDVTCFRKQAESVGEHLTKGRLVCVEGSLRERKWETEDGQKRRAHAVIARRVVFLPSGRKGVPDEVLVAEAEEV
- the dnaB gene encoding replicative DNA helicase, with product MSRVPPHDLEAEKSVLGAALLDRSALDETAAVIRTEDFYQERHRVIWSAMLELRDRNEPVDLVTLTAALRSRGQLEDAGGITYLAEVANFTPTAANVLHYARIVKDTAFRRQLIRAGMQIAQLGWEVGQEVGELANRSEQLLREATDRVVGGDTFLRIGDVVFGRWQQLYEARDVKGLLGLPSGFTTLDAKTGGFMPADLVIIAARPSIGKTSLALAIAQNVAKKGGTVVFFSLEMSRAMIADRLVCAAVPLDSHLLRTRRLTEEQWDQALAKASKLAALPIFVDDKPAQTTAEMWAKARRVRNLALVIIDYLGMIGDPRRPGSSKAEHLEEVVNRLKAMARDLNVPVIVLSQLSRAPEKRADRRPELADLRDSGGIEQTADTVLLLHRPGFYDASAPQNEVEVIIAKQRNGPVGTVKLYFDPEYARFGDLERRVIL
- a CDS encoding RusA family crossover junction endodeoxyribonuclease: MGAFQAEVRTEPRQFEIRFTVPGRPVPKARHRATLIGGKIVSYTPRKVREFEQAVGWAAKAARVPMLEGPLAVEIHCYVDPRRAIPDSDNLAKSVLDGLNGVAWHDDRQVVDVRCVRHEVNSRGEERTEIWIRPA
- a CDS encoding transcriptional regulator; protein product: MNRAVFRYVEAELYDYPWTKQEIARLRVDIALEGSGVEAALLAQHVSGGQQADPTLAKTIRLLTNRRLKRMEETVAAIERVYDRLPPEKQRLVDLKYWQRYSNLAVATRLHISRATFYRWRAEVVTAVAVELGLANAVELLSAGLAG
- a CDS encoding YezD family protein, giving the protein MDPTCMRGTGEVHQQEASARLPKLSKQEVEEVLQRVRRALEGLEYGEVVLKVQGGKVIWVDRYERERLG